Proteins from one Bacteroidales bacterium genomic window:
- a CDS encoding 4Fe-4S dicluster domain-containing protein, translating to MSKKDKEKSSEDPKIDEILESSRRDFLKKVGIVGAASVAGAAAIYSGYRYEHAKSDGESVKVLTEDNRLVLIPKDQMKDYKPDPKRLLLRGRDGIKGKKWVMIIDLSKCRNARKCVNACQGAHHLRPYEYHINTLQMQESVNTPAYHMPKPCQHCDNPPCVSVCPVDATFKRQDGIVLIDNERCIGCRFCMAACPYSARMFHWQEPLAAEADKGKEYDIELNVPQKKGTISKCLFSADRLREGALPYCVSACPNGVFYFGDENENAVTNGTTKETVNLKELLEKNGAYRLMAELGTKPRVYYLPPKNRIFDFEKGEEQEYKELT from the coding sequence ATGAGTAAAAAAGATAAGGAAAAAAGTTCTGAAGATCCTAAAATAGACGAGATACTTGAATCATCACGTCGCGATTTTCTGAAGAAAGTAGGAATAGTAGGTGCTGCATCTGTTGCAGGAGCTGCTGCTATTTATTCAGGATATCGTTATGAACATGCCAAATCAGACGGTGAGTCTGTTAAGGTATTAACAGAAGATAATCGCCTTGTTCTGATTCCAAAAGATCAGATGAAGGATTATAAACCTGATCCGAAACGCCTGCTCTTAAGAGGAAGAGACGGAATAAAAGGGAAAAAGTGGGTCATGATAATTGACCTTTCAAAGTGCAGAAATGCAAGGAAATGTGTTAATGCATGTCAGGGTGCACACCATCTGAGGCCATACGAATATCACATAAATACACTTCAGATGCAGGAATCTGTAAACACTCCTGCATACCATATGCCAAAACCATGTCAGCACTGTGATAATCCTCCATGTGTTTCTGTTTGTCCTGTTGATGCAACATTTAAAAGGCAGGATGGCATTGTGCTTATTGATAATGAAAGATGCATTGGTTGCCGTTTTTGTATGGCAGCCTGTCCTTATTCAGCACGTATGTTTCACTGGCAGGAACCTCTTGCTGCAGAAGCTGATAAAGGCAAAGAATATGATATTGAACTGAATGTTCCTCAGAAAAAAGGAACAATTTCAAAGTGTCTTTTCAGTGCTGACCGCCTGCGCGAAGGAGCACTGCCTTATTGTGTATCTGCATGTCCAAACGGAGTATTTTATTTTGGTGATGAGAATGAAAACGCAGTTACAAACGGGACAACCAAGGAAACCGTTAACCTGAAAGAGCTTCTTGAAAAGAATGGCGCCTACAGGCTTATGGCAGAACTTGGAACAAAGCCAAGGGTTTATTATCTTCCTCCAAAAAACAGAATATTTGATTTTGAAAAGGGAGAAGAACAGGAATATAAGGAATTAACATAA
- the nrfD gene encoding polysulfide reductase NrfD produces MSGSQIKSEGYSERLETVSSDILRNVRFNKGFILWMGFLILALAACLFAYYIQLRKGLGVTGLRDVTSWGMYIANFVFFVATSLVGMLISSVLGLSGAQWVKPIARIAEIIAVAFAAVAGLVIISDMGRPDRLPYVFLFGRVQSPILWDVTVVTTYFFVSLLLWFLPVIPDLAIAKTRLNGRPGILIKVYELLSLKWIHHPKQYEILRQAMRVLLILIVPLAFAIHTVTSWLFAVTPRPGWDSSIFGPYFISGAFVSGTAAVIIAMYFFRVSYKLQKYLTEDHFEKIGRVLVLVSIVYLYFNLNEFMVPGYKLKSLDAIHLKELFAGEYAPLFWGVQLLGLVIPVILLLFRRFRKPFPMLIISIAVLAAAWLKRYIIVVPPQGHPFLPVQHVPVEWVIYKPTLIETAVTFASIILVLIIVTVLSKLFPILPIWELAEDESGSDIDKTDNN; encoded by the coding sequence ATGTCAGGATCTCAAATAAAATCTGAAGGTTACAGCGAAAGACTTGAAACAGTCTCTTCTGATATCTTAAGAAATGTAAGGTTCAACAAAGGATTTATTCTTTGGATGGGATTTCTTATTTTAGCACTTGCTGCTTGTCTTTTCGCATATTATATTCAGCTAAGGAAAGGACTTGGAGTAACCGGGCTCCGCGATGTTACCAGCTGGGGTATGTATATAGCCAACTTTGTCTTTTTCGTCGCAACAAGTCTGGTTGGAATGCTTATCAGTTCTGTTCTTGGTCTTTCGGGAGCACAATGGGTCAAACCAATTGCCCGTATAGCTGAAATTATTGCTGTTGCGTTCGCAGCTGTCGCAGGATTAGTTATCATTTCCGACATGGGACGTCCCGACAGGCTTCCGTATGTGTTCCTTTTCGGGAGAGTTCAGTCGCCTATACTCTGGGACGTAACTGTTGTAACGACATACTTTTTCGTCAGCCTTCTTCTTTGGTTTCTTCCTGTTATTCCCGATCTGGCTATTGCAAAAACAAGGCTTAACGGGAGGCCCGGTATTTTAATCAAAGTATATGAACTGCTCTCTTTAAAATGGATACACCACCCGAAGCAATATGAAATTCTCAGGCAGGCAATGCGCGTTCTTCTGATTCTCATTGTTCCGCTTGCCTTTGCAATACATACCGTCACTTCGTGGCTCTTTGCAGTTACTCCCCGTCCGGGCTGGGACAGCTCAATATTCGGCCCATACTTTATTTCAGGAGCATTTGTTTCAGGAACGGCTGCAGTAATTATTGCAATGTATTTTTTCAGGGTAAGTTATAAGCTTCAGAAATATCTTACTGAGGATCATTTTGAAAAAATAGGCCGGGTACTCGTACTGGTCTCAATAGTATATCTCTATTTCAACCTGAATGAGTTTATGGTACCCGGATATAAGCTGAAATCACTTGATGCAATTCATCTCAAAGAACTATTTGCCGGTGAATACGCACCTCTGTTCTGGGGAGTACAACTTTTAGGACTTGTTATCCCTGTGATTCTTCTTTTGTTCAGAAGATTCCGAAAACCGTTCCCGATGCTTATTATTTCTATTGCTGTTCTGGCTGCTGCCTGGCTTAAAAGATATATTATCGTTGTCCCCCCTCAGGGTCATCCGTTTCTTCCTGTTCAGCATGTTCCTGTTGAGTGGGTTATCTATAAGCCAACACTAATTGAAACAGCAGTAACTTTTGCTTCGATAATTCTTGTTCTGATAATAGTTACGGTTTTATCAAAATTGTTTCCGATACTTCCTATCTGGGAGCTTGCTGAAGATGAATCCGGATCTGACATAGACAAAACAGATAATAATTAA
- a CDS encoding c-type cytochrome, whose translation MRRYFFGLLLIQLLIPTLSAQEWIVPADKKGKLSTFPFNDETRKAGEKLYSINCMSCHGTPGKANYLPLVPPPGDPATEKIQKNNDGEIFYKVSVGRGQMPSFRSVLTSNEIWNVVSFLRSFNTAYKQQVMPVITSSAYPGAVIGLLVSFNPADSTIILKASATSEKSSVPVADAEVKLLVKRTFGMLPVDEPQTTDKEGLATFRVPADLKGDTAGMVLVSARFTDEDVFGSAGKDTLLNAGQKVTPVSLVAQRAMWNNVRKAPVWIILAYGLGVLIAWGFILLVLMKLRDIYLVGEIVSSDKKE comes from the coding sequence ATGAGGCGATATTTTTTCGGTTTATTATTAATACAGCTTCTTATTCCAACGCTTTCCGCACAGGAATGGATTGTTCCGGCAGATAAGAAAGGTAAACTCAGTACCTTTCCATTCAATGATGAAACAAGGAAAGCCGGAGAGAAACTGTACTCCATAAACTGCATGTCCTGTCATGGCACCCCGGGAAAAGCAAATTATCTCCCGCTGGTTCCCCCTCCAGGAGATCCGGCAACGGAGAAGATTCAAAAAAACAACGACGGGGAAATTTTCTATAAAGTATCAGTCGGGCGTGGTCAGATGCCGTCTTTCAGAAGCGTCCTGACATCAAATGAAATCTGGAATGTAGTTTCTTTTCTTAGAAGTTTCAATACTGCCTATAAACAACAGGTAATGCCGGTCATAACATCATCAGCCTACCCTGGTGCGGTAATTGGATTACTTGTCTCATTCAACCCTGCCGATAGCACAATTATTCTTAAAGCTTCTGCAACTTCTGAAAAATCAAGTGTACCGGTTGCTGATGCGGAAGTTAAGCTGCTTGTAAAAAGGACATTCGGGATGCTCCCGGTAGACGAACCACAAACAACAGACAAAGAAGGGCTTGCAACCTTCAGGGTTCCTGCGGACCTTAAGGGAGATACTGCAGGAATGGTACTTGTAAGCGCCCGATTCACAGATGAAGATGTATTTGGCAGTGCCGGTAAAGATACCCTGCTGAATGCCGGACAAAAAGTTACACCTGTGAGCCTGGTAGCGCAGAGGGCTATGTGGAACAATGTAAGGAAAGCTCCCGTCTGGATAATTCTCGCCTATGGCCTTGGAGTACTCATAGCATGGGGCTTCATTTTACTGGTCTTAATGAAACTCAGGGATATTTATCTGGTTGGCGAAATCGTCTCTTCAGATAAGAAAGAATAG
- a CDS encoding DoxX family protein, which yields MKNITTLGRILFAVPFAIFGINHFLMMDYYVGMLTSFIPLGAYTIILTGIMLIATSISIISKKFVKISTITLAILLFIFIITIHIPHLITDSDKTATLIALLKDISLMGGSLMIAGIYAEDEKPVTK from the coding sequence ATGAAAAACATCACAACCCTTGGAAGAATCCTATTTGCAGTACCCTTTGCGATTTTCGGAATTAACCATTTCCTTATGATGGACTACTATGTGGGAATGCTCACATCATTCATCCCTCTGGGTGCATATACAATTATTCTTACCGGGATAATGCTTATTGCAACAAGCATCAGCATAATCTCCAAAAAGTTCGTGAAAATATCAACAATTACACTAGCAATCCTTCTGTTTATCTTTATAATCACTATTCATATTCCCCACCTGATAACTGATTCAGACAAGACAGCTACCTTAATCGCGCTTCTAAAAGATATCAGTCTTATGGGCGGATCGCTGATGATTGCCGGTATATATGCAGAAGATGAAAAACCTGTGACAAAATAA
- a CDS encoding SCO family protein — MKKVFSLIITILLLGTLNAQEMVKSDLLGKPVEIGIVEHLGETIPMDLWFLNENSDTVTLRQLIDKPTIMLFVYFDCPNLCSPLMDGVSDMVSKLDMTLGKDYQIITISFNTKDTPEKAREKKVNFVQKISKENQQYWIYLTGIQENINTITDALGFKYKAQGLDFAHASAIMVLSPQGKITRYLYGLSFLPFDVKMAIVEAQKGLARPTINKVLEYCFAYNPGSKTYTLQITRIIGSITIFIALIVFVILLFNRRKK; from the coding sequence ATGAAAAAAGTATTTTCTCTGATTATTACAATCCTCCTTTTAGGAACCCTGAACGCTCAGGAGATGGTAAAAAGCGACCTGCTCGGGAAACCAGTTGAAATCGGAATCGTTGAACATCTTGGAGAAACTATTCCAATGGATCTCTGGTTTTTGAACGAAAACAGTGATACCGTAACGCTGAGGCAGCTGATTGACAAACCAACAATAATGCTCTTTGTGTACTTCGACTGCCCTAACTTATGCAGCCCGCTGATGGATGGCGTTTCTGATATGGTCAGCAAGCTGGATATGACCCTGGGTAAAGATTACCAGATAATTACAATAAGTTTCAACACAAAAGACACACCAGAAAAAGCCAGGGAAAAAAAGGTAAATTTTGTGCAGAAAATAAGCAAGGAGAATCAGCAATACTGGATCTATCTAACAGGCATACAGGAGAATATAAACACAATAACAGACGCTCTTGGTTTCAAATACAAAGCTCAGGGACTTGATTTTGCCCATGCATCTGCGATTATGGTTCTAAGTCCCCAGGGGAAAATTACCAGGTACCTTTATGGTCTTTCGTTTCTCCCTTTCGATGTTAAGATGGCTATAGTTGAGGCACAGAAAGGTCTGGCCAGGCCAACTATCAATAAAGTACTTGAATATTGTTTTGCGTATAATCCCGGAAGTAAAACCTACACTTTACAGATAACAAGAATTATTGGAAGCATTACAATATTTATAGCGCTAATCGTTTTTGTAATTCTTCTTTTTAACAGACGAAAAAAATGA
- a CDS encoding cbb3-type cytochrome c oxidase subunit I, producing MSNSETGTHVSYLDHQGKYKGLLSWLLTTDHKKIGLLYLYSITVFFFVAAILGVLMRIELIAPGQTIMDAQTYNGVFTIHGIIMIFVIVIPALPAIFGNFFLPILIGAKDVAFPKLNLFSFYLFFIGAIFGVLSQFIGGGAPDTGWTFYVPYSAESSTNVIYALVAAFILGFSSILTGLNFIVTIHRMRAPGMGWFRMPLFPWSLYATAWIQVLATPIVGITLLMVIAERVLKIGFFDPALGGDPVLFQHLFWIYSHPAVYIMILPGMGIVTEIFPTFSQKPVFGYTAILISSLAIAFVGYFVWGHHMFTAGISYGSRWFFSFLTFIVAVPSAIKVFNWVSTMYGGSIDLKPPLLYAISFIFLFMIGGFTGLTLGAVAANVQVHDTAFVVAHFHYIIFGGMGFAFFAGIHYWYPKMFGRMYSNRWANIAWAVVFFGFNLLYFPLFVIGIQGMPRRYFDYLPQFQTGHVLSTIGAFVLFTGLVMMVYNLVYHIKRGAIAPANPWKGVTLEWQIPSPPSHENFDEIPVITTDPYVFGKSTENKPS from the coding sequence ATGAGCAATTCTGAAACCGGAACACACGTTAGTTACCTCGATCATCAGGGTAAATACAAGGGATTACTTTCATGGCTGCTTACCACAGATCACAAAAAGATAGGGTTGCTGTATCTCTACTCTATAACTGTTTTCTTCTTTGTGGCAGCTATCCTCGGGGTTTTGATGAGGATAGAGCTGATTGCTCCCGGACAAACAATTATGGATGCCCAGACTTACAACGGAGTGTTCACAATTCATGGAATCATAATGATTTTTGTAATTGTGATACCAGCACTGCCGGCAATATTCGGGAACTTTTTCCTCCCGATCCTCATTGGGGCTAAAGATGTTGCATTCCCCAAACTAAACCTATTTTCTTTTTACCTGTTTTTCATTGGAGCCATTTTTGGAGTTCTTTCACAGTTTATCGGAGGAGGCGCACCAGATACAGGCTGGACTTTTTATGTGCCTTACAGCGCTGAGTCTTCAACAAATGTGATATATGCCCTGGTTGCTGCGTTTATCCTGGGCTTTTCTTCTATTCTGACAGGATTGAACTTTATTGTTACTATTCACAGGATGCGCGCACCGGGAATGGGATGGTTCAGGATGCCGCTATTCCCCTGGTCTCTTTACGCTACTGCATGGATTCAGGTACTTGCTACACCAATTGTGGGAATAACACTACTTATGGTGATTGCCGAAAGGGTTCTGAAAATCGGGTTTTTTGATCCGGCTCTGGGTGGCGATCCTGTTTTGTTTCAGCATCTTTTCTGGATCTATTCTCATCCGGCTGTATATATTATGATTCTTCCGGGAATGGGTATTGTTACCGAGATATTCCCAACCTTTAGTCAGAAACCTGTTTTCGGATATACAGCTATTCTGATTTCGAGTCTTGCAATTGCATTTGTCGGATACTTTGTCTGGGGACATCATATGTTTACTGCAGGCATCAGCTATGGTTCAAGATGGTTTTTCTCGTTCCTTACGTTCATTGTAGCCGTCCCCAGTGCAATAAAAGTGTTCAACTGGGTATCTACAATGTATGGGGGCTCAATTGACCTTAAACCGCCTCTTTTATACGCCATTTCATTTATCTTCCTTTTTATGATCGGCGGTTTTACCGGGCTCACACTTGGTGCTGTAGCTGCAAACGTCCAGGTTCATGATACAGCTTTCGTAGTAGCTCATTTTCATTACATCATATTCGGAGGTATGGGGTTTGCATTTTTTGCGGGAATCCACTACTGGTATCCCAAGATGTTCGGACGAATGTACAGCAACAGGTGGGCAAACATAGCATGGGCTGTTGTATTCTTTGGCTTCAACCTGCTTTATTTCCCACTGTTTGTAATAGGAATACAGGGAATGCCAAGAAGGTATTTTGATTACCTGCCACAGTTCCAGACTGGTCATGTGCTTTCAACAATCGGAGCATTTGTTCTTTTCACCGGGCTGGTTATGATGGTGTATAACCTTGTATATCATATAAAAAGGGGGGCAATAGCCCCTGCCAATCCGTGGAAAGGAGTTACACTTGAATGGCAGATACCATCACCTCCGTCACATGAGAATTTTGATGAGATACCTGTTATAACCACCGATCCATATGTATTCGGGAAAAGCACAGAAAACAAACCAAGTTAA
- a CDS encoding cytochrome c oxidase subunit 3 family protein, whose translation MTVHETHSTRIDSDTGKLGMWIFLFTELFLFGGLFLVYAVFRAKYSEDFHTAALELNTFIGTLNTVFLLVSSMTVAMSITAVQKNQKKLAMFLLIVTLILAALFMINKYFEWSHKFEFQLFPGSEVLKNLPRGELLFFGLYYMMTGLHAVHVLIGMILLTINFFKIKSGYVNQDHYLHLENSGLYWHLVDLIWIFLFPLLYLIT comes from the coding sequence ATGACTGTTCACGAAACTCATAGCACCCGCATTGACAGCGATACCGGAAAACTGGGAATGTGGATATTTCTTTTTACCGAACTCTTCCTGTTCGGAGGTCTTTTCCTTGTTTATGCGGTTTTCAGGGCAAAATACTCTGAAGACTTTCACACAGCAGCTCTCGAACTAAATACATTTATCGGGACGCTCAATACCGTTTTCCTTCTTGTCAGCAGTATGACCGTTGCCATGTCAATAACAGCGGTTCAGAAGAACCAGAAGAAACTGGCAATGTTCCTGTTAATTGTGACACTTATACTCGCCGCCCTCTTCATGATAAATAAATATTTTGAATGGTCGCATAAGTTTGAGTTTCAGCTTTTTCCGGGTTCAGAGGTTCTTAAAAACCTGCCAAGAGGAGAATTACTATTCTTCGGACTGTACTATATGATGACCGGGTTACACGCAGTGCATGTTCTCATCGGCATGATACTGCTCACAATCAATTTCTTCAAAATTAAATCGGGTTACGTAAACCAGGATCATTATCTGCATCTTGAAAACAGCGGGCTATACTGGCATCTTGTCGACCTGATCTGGATATTCCTCTTCCCTCTGTTATATCTTATAACATAA
- a CDS encoding cytochrome C oxidase subunit IV family protein, which translates to MKHNETHISSYNSNAIVLIALLVLTSISVLATGWHIGAFTVALALLIASVKVSIVIYNFMHVKHESLFIKLMILGVFVLYALVIIITFIDYYLR; encoded by the coding sequence ATGAAACACAACGAAACACATATTTCAAGCTATAACTCCAATGCGATTGTATTGATTGCGTTGCTTGTTCTTACATCAATTTCTGTACTCGCCACCGGGTGGCATATAGGTGCATTTACTGTTGCACTGGCTCTTCTAATAGCAAGTGTAAAAGTTAGTATTGTAATCTACAATTTCATGCATGTCAAACATGAAAGTCTCTTTATTAAACTGATGATTCTCGGTGTATTTGTTTTATATGCACTTGTTATTATTATAACTTTTATTGACTACTATTTAAGGTAA
- the coxB gene encoding cytochrome c oxidase subunit II, whose translation MFTGASNLAEGVDNTFILIFTIAFIFIIGITAFMIFTVIHFSRKKGKEPMQFTGSLKLELIWTVIPLVLVMVMFYYGWKGFAPMRNVPADAMNISAIGRMWEWEFDYGNGMKSKDLVLPVNKAVRIALKSEDVNHSLFIPAFRVKEDVIPGYDNYLWFIPTFVGEYEILCTEYCGLLHSSMLAKAKILEQADYDNWFTEFKATAVVAEPDGYLLLRNTGCIACHSLDGAKLVGPSFKGLYGSERIVTKGNDQVTVTANEEYIKTSIYDPDSEIVTGFSKGLMKSYKEILKEEDIKIITDYLKTLNKEN comes from the coding sequence ATGTTTACAGGAGCATCAAATCTGGCAGAGGGAGTAGACAATACCTTCATATTGATCTTCACGATCGCGTTTATTTTCATAATTGGAATAACTGCTTTCATGATATTTACGGTAATTCACTTTTCAAGAAAGAAAGGGAAGGAACCTATGCAGTTTACAGGAAGTTTAAAGCTGGAGTTAATCTGGACTGTCATACCTCTAGTTCTTGTTATGGTAATGTTTTACTATGGGTGGAAAGGCTTTGCTCCTATGCGGAATGTTCCGGCCGACGCAATGAACATTTCTGCCATTGGAAGAATGTGGGAGTGGGAATTTGATTATGGTAACGGAATGAAATCAAAAGATCTTGTACTTCCGGTTAATAAGGCAGTAAGGATTGCACTTAAATCGGAAGATGTGAATCACAGCCTTTTTATTCCAGCATTCAGGGTTAAGGAAGATGTAATTCCTGGCTATGATAATTACCTCTGGTTTATTCCCACTTTCGTTGGTGAATATGAAATCCTCTGTACTGAATATTGCGGCCTGTTACACTCATCAATGCTGGCCAAAGCGAAGATCCTTGAACAGGCAGATTACGACAATTGGTTTACTGAATTTAAGGCAACAGCCGTTGTAGCAGAGCCCGACGGTTATCTGCTGCTCCGGAACACCGGGTGTATTGCGTGCCACTCCCTAGATGGGGCAAAGCTTGTGGGTCCTTCATTCAAAGGTTTATACGGAAGTGAGAGGATTGTAACCAAAGGAAATGATCAGGTAACCGTAACAGCTAATGAAGAGTATATAAAAACTTCCATTTATGATCCTGACTCTGAAATTGTTACAGGATTTTCAAAAGGCCTTATGAAATCATATAAGGAGATATTAAAGGAAGAGGATATTAAAATCATTACTGATTATCTGAAAACCTTAAATAAGGAAAATTGA